Genomic window (Synergistaceae bacterium):
ATCCAAGAGGGATCTACAATGGTCAGGATAGGTTCGGCCGTTTTCGGAAGCCGACACTGAGCGCCGGGAGCCTAGGGTCGTGCTGGACAGGGTGATGTCGCTTTTGGGGCTTGTGGACAGATCGATCGACGAAGAGGCCTCCGCCGAGTCCGCCGAGCTTGAGGCGAGGGAGGAACGTGTCCTCCAGCCTCTCTCGGAGAGCGCGGCCATTATTGTCGCCAGGGGCGCCGAGGGCATCCGCCGGAAGGAGGACCTCGTCCAGGAGCTTCGCAGGGGCAGGATGGTTCTGGTCGACCTAAGGGGCCTCGAGCGGGAGACAGGCCAGAGCCTGCTCGACTTTCTCTGCGGAGCGGCCTTCGCCAACAGGGGTACTGTCATTCGCGCAGCGGGGGGGGTCTTCATCGCGGCGCCTAGGAAGAGCATGATTGAGGAATGGGAGGAGGAGGACGGTGCCTGATCTGCTGACAGCTCGCGACATCGAAAGCAAGCGGTTCTCCAGGGCGGTTAGAGGCTACTCCGCCACGGAGGTGGACAGGTTTTTGGACCGGGTGGCGGAGGACATCCAGAAGTACTGCATTCAGTACGCCGATCTCGAGCGCTACGCGGCGCGCCTGGAGGACAAGATCCGGGAGCATGAGGAGCTCAAGGAGACTCTCTCGGGCACTCTGCTGATGGCTCAGAAGACAGCTGACGCCAAGGCCGAGGCCGCCGAGACGGAGGCGAAAAACATCATAGAGACGGCCAAGTCGAAGGCCGAGCGCCTCTACCTCGAGGCGGAGGCGCGAAAGGAGCGCACGAAGAAGGAGATCGACCACTTCCTCAAGCTCAGGCAGGAGTTCAAAGCCGACTTCAAGGCACTTTTATCCCGTTTCGCCTCGCTTATAGAGATGGACACGATATACGAGGACGAGGAGGCCGCGACGGAGGAAGCGCTTCCCAGTTGACGAGCGCGGCCCCCTCTCTGTCCGATCCGGTGCGCTACGTCAAGGGTGTGGGCCCGGTAAGGGAAAGAAAACTGGCTAATCTTGATGTCCTCACGGCGGAGGATTTACTCTTCCTTTTCCCTCGTCGCTACGAGGACAGAAGGTCGCTCACGCCCCTTTCCTCCCTCGACCCGGGGACGACGGCCTCCGTCATCGCCCGGGTGGTCGCGCTGGAGAAGAGACGAACCGCCAAAAGGAACCTGTCTCTTTCGACCCTCCTGGTGACGGACGGGCGAAGCATGGTTAGGGCCGTGTGGTTCAACCGCAAGGGCCTCGAGAATATATTCATCCCCGGGATGAGGGTCGCTCTCTACGGCAGGGTCGAGTCGAGAGGGGGCGGAGTCCAGTTGACGTCCCCCGACTTCGAGGTGCTCGACGAGGACGACCCGGACGATGGCTTCCTATCCATAGTCCCGATATATCCCACGACGGCGGGGCTTCACCAGAAGACTCTCCGACGAATAGTCAGAAACGCCCTTGAGAGATACCTCCCGCAGCTCGATGATTATCTTCCCGAAGACGTAAAAAACCGCCACTCGTTCAAGGACCTCGCTCCCTGCATGATGGAGATGCACTATCCCACGTCGAGAGATGCATGGAAGGAGGCCAGGAGGCGGCTCGTATTCGACGAGTTTTTTCTGCTCCAGGCCGGACTGGCACTGCGCCGGGCGAGAGGCGGGATCGGATCGCCCGCCCCCTCCATCGCGAGGGGCCGACACGTGGCCGAGTACCTGGCGAGGCTCGTCCCGTTCGAACTCACCCCCGGACAGAAAGTGGTGCTTGACGAGATACTCTCCGACATGGAGAGGACAGTGCCGATGAACCGCCTGCTCCAAGGGGATGTAGGCTCGGGAAAGACGGTTGTGGCCCTGGTCGCGCTGCTCGCCGCCATCGACGGTGGCTGCCAGGGGGCCCTGCTGGCGCCCACGGAGATACTTGCCCGCCAGCACTATCTCAACCTGCGCCCTGTATTCGAGTCACTCGGCCTGCCCTGCTCCCTGCTCACGGGATCGACCGGAGCAAGGGAGAAGAGGGAGGCCCACGCAGGGCTGGAGTCAGGTGAGATCGCGGCCGTGATAGGCACGCACGCCCTGCTCTCCGAGGGAGTCTCATTCTCGAAGCTCGGGCTCGCCATAGTGGATGAGCAGCACCGATTCGGCGTCCTGCAGAAGCACAGCTTCCGCACCAAGGGGGAGTCCCCCCACGTGCTTGTCATGACGGCCACACCAATACCGAGGACTCTTACTTTGACCGTGTACGGAGACCTCTCCGTCTCCAGGATACCCGACATGCCGCCGGGGAGGAAGGGTGTCGCGACTCGCGTCGTCCCCCCGAGTCAACTGCCCGGGGTGATCGGCTTCCTGAAGAAGCGCTTCGCGGCGGGAGAGAGGGCCTTTTGGATCTGCCCTCTCATCGAGGAGAGCGAATCCGATCTCGCGGCTGCCACGGAGCGCTTCGATCACCTGTCCAAGGAGCTGTCGGGCTTCGGAGTGGGGCTGGTGCACGGTAGGCTCGGCATGGAGGAAAAGGAGCGGGCCATGGATGACTTCACGGGCGGCGCCTCCTCCCTGCTGGTCGCGACCACCGTGGTGGAGGTCGGGGTGGACGTGCCGGAGGCCACGGTGATGGTCATCGAGGACGCGGAGCGGTTCGGCCTCTCGCAGCTGCACCAGCTTCGGGGCCGGGTGGGCAGGGGAGACAGGGAGGGCTGCTGCATCCTGATCTGTTCGCCGAAGTCGCCGGAG
Coding sequences:
- a CDS encoding cell division protein SepF encodes the protein MLDRVMSLLGLVDRSIDEEASAESAELEAREERVLQPLSESAAIIVARGAEGIRRKEDLVQELRRGRMVLVDLRGLERETGQSLLDFLCGAAFANRGTVIRAAGGVFIAAPRKSMIEEWEEEDGA
- a CDS encoding DivIVA domain-containing protein, translated to MPDLLTARDIESKRFSRAVRGYSATEVDRFLDRVAEDIQKYCIQYADLERYAARLEDKIREHEELKETLSGTLLMAQKTADAKAEAAETEAKNIIETAKSKAERLYLEAEARKERTKKEIDHFLKLRQEFKADFKALLSRFASLIEMDTIYEDEEAATEEALPS
- the recG gene encoding ATP-dependent DNA helicase RecG, with protein sequence MTSAAPSLSDPVRYVKGVGPVRERKLANLDVLTAEDLLFLFPRRYEDRRSLTPLSSLDPGTTASVIARVVALEKRRTAKRNLSLSTLLVTDGRSMVRAVWFNRKGLENIFIPGMRVALYGRVESRGGGVQLTSPDFEVLDEDDPDDGFLSIVPIYPTTAGLHQKTLRRIVRNALERYLPQLDDYLPEDVKNRHSFKDLAPCMMEMHYPTSRDAWKEARRRLVFDEFFLLQAGLALRRARGGIGSPAPSIARGRHVAEYLARLVPFELTPGQKVVLDEILSDMERTVPMNRLLQGDVGSGKTVVALVALLAAIDGGCQGALLAPTEILARQHYLNLRPVFESLGLPCSLLTGSTGAREKREAHAGLESGEIAAVIGTHALLSEGVSFSKLGLAIVDEQHRFGVLQKHSFRTKGESPHVLVMTATPIPRTLTLTVYGDLSVSRIPDMPPGRKGVATRVVPPSQLPGVIGFLKKRFAAGERAFWICPLIEESESDLAAATERFDHLSKELSGFGVGLVHGRLGMEEKERAMDDFTGGASSLLVATTVVEVGVDVPEATVMVIEDAERFGLSQLHQLRGRVGRGDREGCCILICSPKSPESYQRVRAFSSTSDGFEIAEADLRLRGPGEVCGVRQSGITDFRIADLRRDQELLLLARKEAFSLVDRDGALQGSPLLAQRVNHVLGRSLNLVETA